In one Desulfoferula mesophila genomic region, the following are encoded:
- a CDS encoding quaternary amine ABC transporter ATP-binding protein: protein MPAKIAIEKLFKIFGEHPSRAFPLLEKGAGKEEIYKETGQAVGLADVSFEVTEGEILVVMGLSGSGKSTLIRCVNRLIEPTLGQIKVDGQDITKLDHQELLEVRRKKFGMVFQNFALFPHRSVLANAEYGLEIQGVDPEQRAQAARTALKQVGLEGWEEATPEQLSGGMQQRVGLARALAVDPDILLMDEAFSALDPLIRRDMQHELIGLQATVKKTIMFITHDLDEALKIGDRIVLMKDGRVVQVGTPEDILTNPATRYVEKFVEDVDMSKVLTAESVMVKARVVAFPGDGPRTVLHKMKDEGISSIFVVSSDYHLLGYLTADQAAEAIKLGQKHIKDLIKPVPEVVRQDEPVNQMFPVMAETTLPVPVLDQQDKLMGVVVRGSLLAGLAEGGIEQ from the coding sequence ATGCCTGCGAAAATCGCTATTGAAAAACTTTTCAAAATCTTTGGGGAACACCCCAGCCGGGCCTTTCCCTTGCTGGAAAAGGGCGCCGGCAAGGAAGAGATCTACAAGGAGACCGGCCAGGCGGTGGGTTTGGCCGATGTCTCCTTCGAAGTGACCGAGGGGGAAATCCTGGTGGTCATGGGCCTGTCGGGCAGCGGCAAGTCCACCCTGATCCGCTGCGTAAACCGCCTCATCGAGCCCACCCTGGGCCAGATAAAGGTGGACGGCCAGGACATAACCAAGCTGGACCACCAGGAGCTGTTGGAAGTGCGCCGCAAGAAGTTCGGCATGGTGTTCCAGAACTTCGCCCTGTTTCCCCACCGTAGCGTGCTGGCCAACGCCGAATACGGCCTGGAAATCCAGGGCGTGGACCCCGAGCAACGGGCCCAGGCGGCCAGGACGGCCCTGAAGCAGGTAGGCCTGGAAGGCTGGGAAGAGGCCACGCCGGAACAGCTCTCCGGCGGCATGCAGCAGCGGGTGGGCCTGGCTCGCGCCCTGGCGGTGGACCCGGACATCCTGCTCATGGACGAGGCCTTCAGCGCCCTGGACCCGCTGATCCGCCGCGACATGCAGCACGAACTCATCGGGCTGCAGGCCACGGTCAAGAAAACCATCATGTTCATCACCCACGACCTGGACGAGGCGCTCAAGATCGGCGACCGCATCGTGTTGATGAAGGACGGGCGGGTGGTGCAGGTGGGCACCCCGGAGGACATCCTCACCAATCCGGCCACCCGCTACGTGGAAAAGTTCGTGGAGGACGTGGACATGTCCAAGGTCCTCACCGCCGAGTCGGTGATGGTCAAGGCGCGGGTGGTGGCCTTCCCCGGCGACGGCCCGCGCACCGTCCTGCACAAGATGAAGGACGAGGGCATCTCCAGCATCTTCGTGGTCAGCTCCGACTACCACCTGCTGGGCTACCTCACCGCGGACCAGGCCGCCGAAGCCATCAAGCTAGGCCAGAAGCACATCAAGGACCTGATAAAGCCGGTGCCCGAGGTGGTGCGCCAGGACGAGCCGGTGAACCAGATGTTCCCGGTGATGGCCGAGACCACCCTGCCGGTGCCGGTGTTGGACCAGCAAGACAAGCTCATGGGCGTGGTGGTCAGGGGTTCGCTCCTGGCCGGCCTGGCCGAAGGAGGCATTGAGCAATGA
- a CDS encoding hybrid sensor histidine kinase/response regulator translates to MSEHPPPPYPSLLVIDDEEGIRSMMALSLGADGYTVRTAADGTEGLKVFEEQKPDIVLTDIKMPGLDGIEVLKRIKSMSPDTEVIVITGHGDMDLAVRSLQLMASDFVTKPVSEQALEVALKRAAERLTLKAQLHGYTRDLERRVAEAAAKVVAAERLAAVGETVSALVHSLKNMLAGLKGGIYMVEQGITSSQKPITDEGMRMLERNLGRVQDLVGDLMTIAKPRVPDLAPLSLKELLEEAARIMASEAESKGVILQTELPHGEGPLAMADHRMILEAFLNLVSNGIDAASEMIDGKVVISAGGDSREVCLMVRDNGAGLDPEAIEHIFKGFYSTKGSSGTGLGLMVAHKTASEHHGRVEFNTSPTRGALFSLVLPAAGRAAYLKYAD, encoded by the coding sequence ATGAGCGAGCACCCCCCTCCCCCCTATCCCAGCCTGCTGGTCATCGACGACGAGGAGGGCATCCGCAGCATGATGGCCCTGTCGCTGGGCGCCGACGGCTACACGGTGCGCACCGCCGCCGACGGCACCGAGGGCCTCAAGGTTTTTGAGGAGCAAAAGCCCGACATCGTGCTCACCGACATCAAGATGCCCGGCTTGGACGGCATAGAGGTGCTCAAGCGCATCAAGTCCATGAGCCCGGACACCGAGGTGATCGTCATCACCGGCCACGGCGACATGGACCTGGCGGTGCGCTCGTTGCAGCTCATGGCCAGCGATTTCGTCACCAAGCCGGTGAGCGAGCAGGCCTTGGAGGTGGCCCTCAAGCGGGCCGCCGAGCGCCTGACCCTCAAGGCCCAGCTCCACGGCTACACCAGGGATCTAGAGCGGCGGGTGGCCGAGGCCGCGGCCAAGGTGGTGGCCGCCGAGCGCCTGGCCGCGGTGGGCGAGACGGTGAGCGCCCTGGTTCATTCGCTGAAAAACATGCTGGCCGGGCTCAAGGGCGGCATCTACATGGTGGAGCAGGGGATCACCAGCTCGCAAAAACCCATCACCGACGAGGGCATGCGCATGCTGGAGCGCAACCTGGGGCGGGTGCAGGACCTGGTGGGCGACCTGATGACCATCGCCAAACCCAGGGTCCCGGACCTGGCCCCGCTGTCCCTCAAGGAGCTGCTCGAAGAAGCGGCGCGCATCATGGCTTCGGAGGCCGAGAGCAAGGGGGTGATCCTCCAGACCGAGCTGCCCCATGGCGAAGGCCCGTTGGCCATGGCCGACCACCGCATGATCCTGGAGGCCTTTCTCAACCTGGTGAGCAACGGCATAGACGCGGCCTCGGAGATGATCGACGGCAAGGTGGTCATCAGCGCCGGGGGCGACTCGCGGGAGGTGTGCCTGATGGTGCGCGACAACGGGGCGGGCCTGGACCCCGAGGCCATCGAGCACATCTTCAAGGGCTTCTACAGCACCAAGGGCTCCTCGGGCACCGGCCTGGGGCTCATGGTGGCCCACAAGACGGCCAGCGAGCACCACGGCCGGGTGGAGTTCAACACCTCGCCCACGCGCGGCGCCCTGTTCAGCCTGGTGCTGCCCGCCGCCGGGCGCGCGGCCTATCTGAAATACGCGGACTAG
- a CDS encoding DegT/DnrJ/EryC1/StrS family aminotransferase, translated as MQFIDLKAQQQLIRQKIEDNIKRVLDHGRYIMGPEIAELETRLAAYVGTNNALGCASGTDALVLSLLALEIGPGDAVFTSPFTFFATGEVIALLGATPIFVDIDPVTFNLDPALLAPAIRAVKERGDLEPKVVMPVDIFGLPADYAAINKVAAEHGLAVVEDAAQAMGGEYHGKKACSLGTLGCTSFFPAKPLGGYGDGGMVFCDDEGLDRLLRSLRVHGQGEDKYDNVRLGINGRLDTLQAAVLLAKLELLPDELAQRQQVAGRYAALIADSGAALTAPRVPDGYVSAWAQYSVLAESEAARSEFLGRLQGAGIPSAVYYPRPLHLQTAFAYLGHQPGDFPHSEAAGQRIFSLPMHPYLALEDQEKIVAVLAGA; from the coding sequence ATGCAGTTCATCGACCTGAAGGCGCAGCAGCAGCTGATTCGCCAAAAAATAGAGGACAACATCAAGCGGGTGCTGGACCATGGCCGCTACATCATGGGCCCGGAGATCGCCGAGTTGGAGACCAGGCTGGCCGCCTATGTGGGCACGAATAACGCCCTGGGCTGCGCCTCGGGCACCGACGCCCTGGTGCTGTCCCTCCTGGCACTGGAGATAGGCCCCGGCGACGCGGTGTTCACCAGCCCCTTCACCTTCTTCGCCACCGGCGAGGTCATCGCCTTGCTGGGGGCCACCCCGATCTTCGTGGACATCGATCCGGTCACCTTCAACCTGGACCCGGCCTTGCTGGCTCCGGCCATCCGGGCGGTGAAGGAGCGCGGCGACCTGGAGCCCAAGGTGGTCATGCCGGTGGATATCTTTGGCCTGCCCGCCGACTACGCGGCCATAAACAAGGTGGCGGCCGAGCACGGCTTGGCGGTGGTGGAGGACGCGGCCCAGGCCATGGGCGGCGAGTACCACGGCAAGAAGGCCTGCTCCCTGGGCACTCTGGGCTGCACTTCCTTTTTCCCGGCCAAGCCCCTGGGCGGCTACGGCGACGGGGGAATGGTCTTTTGCGACGACGAGGGGCTGGACCGCCTGTTGCGCTCGCTGAGGGTGCACGGCCAGGGCGAGGACAAGTACGACAACGTGCGCCTGGGCATCAACGGCCGCCTGGACACCCTCCAGGCAGCGGTGCTCCTGGCCAAGCTGGAGCTGTTACCCGACGAGCTGGCCCAGCGCCAGCAGGTGGCCGGGCGCTACGCCGCGCTGATCGCGGACTCGGGCGCCGCCCTCACCGCGCCCCGGGTGCCCGACGGCTACGTGTCGGCCTGGGCCCAGTACTCGGTGCTGGCCGAGAGCGAGGCGGCCCGGAGCGAGTTCCTTGGCCGTCTGCAGGGCGCGGGCATCCCCAGCGCCGTCTATTATCCCCGGCCGTTGCATCTGCAGACCGCCTTCGCCTACCTGGGCCACCAGCCGGGCGATTTCCCCCACAGCGAGGCGGCGGGCCAACGCATCTTCAGCCTGCCCATGCACCCCTACCTGGCCCTGGAGGACCAGGAAAAGATCGTGGCCGTCCTGGCCGGGGCATAG
- a CDS encoding cobalamin B12-binding domain-containing protein, whose translation MTPNKDFLDAVRKFEPDIIGISSLLTSSYENLRDTITVLREAMAEKGLKVPVVIGGGMSDKKVSDFVGADYWAPDAVQGVRLCKEIVDAAG comes from the coding sequence CTGACACCAAACAAGGATTTCCTGGACGCGGTGCGAAAATTCGAGCCGGACATCATCGGCATCTCCTCCCTGCTCACCTCTTCCTACGAAAACCTGCGTGACACCATCACCGTGCTGCGCGAGGCCATGGCCGAAAAGGGCCTCAAGGTGCCGGTGGTGATCGGCGGGGGCATGTCCGACAAGAAGGTCAGTGATTTCGTGGGCGCGGACTACTGGGCTCCGGACGCGGTGCAGGGGGTGCGGCTGTGCAAGGAGATAGTGGACGCGGCCGGGTGA
- a CDS encoding response regulator: MPKRVLVVDDEMDVRTFITTLLDSNGYKALVAENGEQGWRKFQETKPDLVTLDVMMPKQSGIRMYRDIKTNPEYASVPVLIISGLARKTFLHSQKVLDQFKGQSVPEPEGYIEKPPEPEELLAEVQRIIG, translated from the coding sequence ATGCCCAAGAGAGTTTTGGTGGTGGACGACGAGATGGACGTTCGCACCTTTATCACCACCCTGCTGGACAGCAACGGCTACAAGGCCTTGGTGGCGGAAAACGGCGAGCAGGGCTGGCGGAAGTTTCAGGAGACCAAGCCGGACCTGGTCACCCTGGACGTGATGATGCCCAAACAGAGCGGCATCAGGATGTACCGCGACATCAAGACCAACCCCGAATACGCCTCGGTGCCGGTGCTGATCATCAGCGGCCTGGCCCGCAAAACCTTCCTGCACTCCCAAAAGGTCCTGGACCAGTTCAAGGGCCAGAGCGTGCCCGAGCCCGAGGGCTACATCGAAAAGCCCCCCGAGCCCGAGGAACTACTGGCCGAGGTGCAGCGCATCATCGGCTAG
- a CDS encoding universal stress protein, translating to MIAYKNILYCTDFSEDAEIALHHAVDLARRHGAKLHILHCPHSTMRYMPTETDEGAEPGDVTYASPELLAKITEDLKARYAAKVEGIDVVWVVLAGTPFVEILRYVRENDVDLVVMGMEGASVREDTHYGSTVEQVAKRCPCHVMAIRNPERTYTL from the coding sequence ATGATCGCATACAAGAACATTCTCTACTGCACCGACTTCTCCGAGGACGCGGAGATAGCCCTGCACCACGCGGTGGATCTGGCGCGCCGCCACGGGGCCAAGCTGCACATTTTGCACTGCCCCCATTCCACCATGCGCTACATGCCCACCGAGACCGACGAGGGCGCCGAGCCCGGCGACGTTACCTACGCCTCGCCGGAGCTCTTGGCCAAGATCACCGAGGACCTCAAGGCCCGCTACGCGGCCAAGGTGGAGGGCATCGACGTGGTCTGGGTGGTGCTGGCGGGCACCCCCTTCGTGGAGATACTGCGCTACGTGCGTGAAAACGACGTGGACCTGGTGGTCATGGGCATGGAGGGCGCCTCCGTAAGGGAGGACACCCACTACGGCAGCACGGTGGAGCAGGTGGCCAAGCGCTGCCCCTGCCACGTGATGGCCATCCGCAACCCCGAACGCACCTACACCCTTTAG
- a CDS encoding glycine betaine ABC transporter substrate-binding protein: MTRSKLWRILLSTVLVSGLLLGLCGPAAAGDKGKVDLIYVEWSSEVASTNVVKAVLENMGYDVELTPVSAAAMWQGVASGDADGLVAAWLPTTHGHYLKKVEGKVVDLGPNLVGTKIGWVVPDYVTIDSIAQLNANAAKFDGKIIGIDPGAGLMSKSEKAMKAYDLSKFELMDGSGATMTAALADAIKNHKWIVVTGWTPHWMFARWKLKYLKDPKDIFGGEEEIHTIVRKGLKKDKPEVYYVLDHFKWTPEDMAEVMVWNTEKGASPYKNAQRWVKENPDKVKKWLPPSK; the protein is encoded by the coding sequence ATGACGCGAAGCAAACTTTGGCGAATTCTATTGTCCACCGTCCTGGTCTCCGGACTGCTCCTGGGCCTGTGCGGTCCGGCCGCGGCCGGCGACAAGGGCAAGGTGGACCTTATCTACGTGGAGTGGTCCAGCGAAGTGGCCAGCACCAACGTGGTCAAGGCGGTGCTGGAAAATATGGGCTACGACGTGGAGCTTACCCCGGTTAGCGCCGCGGCCATGTGGCAGGGCGTGGCCTCGGGCGACGCCGACGGCCTGGTGGCCGCCTGGCTGCCCACCACCCACGGCCACTACCTCAAGAAGGTAGAGGGCAAGGTGGTGGACCTGGGCCCCAACCTGGTGGGCACCAAGATCGGCTGGGTGGTGCCGGATTACGTGACCATCGACTCCATCGCCCAACTCAACGCCAACGCCGCCAAGTTCGACGGCAAGATCATCGGCATCGACCCCGGGGCGGGCCTGATGAGCAAGTCCGAGAAGGCCATGAAGGCCTACGACCTGAGCAAGTTCGAGCTGATGGACGGTAGCGGGGCCACCATGACCGCCGCCCTGGCCGACGCCATCAAGAACCACAAATGGATCGTGGTCACCGGCTGGACCCCCCACTGGATGTTCGCCCGCTGGAAGCTCAAGTACCTCAAGGACCCCAAAGACATCTTCGGCGGCGAGGAAGAGATCCACACCATCGTGCGCAAGGGCCTCAAGAAGGACAAGCCCGAGGTCTACTACGTGCTGGATCACTTCAAGTGGACCCCCGAGGACATGGCCGAGGTCATGGTCTGGAACACCGAAAAGGGAGCCAGCCCCTACAAGAACGCCCAACGCTGGGTGAAAGAGAACCCGGACAAGGTCAAGAAGTGGCTGCCCCCGAGCAAGTAA
- a CDS encoding ABC transporter permease, with product MNMPLPRIPLAEMIDQGLEWLTDHFAFITKALSKLTEVGLDAMVAGLMWLPPWLTIILLGALAWWLAGRKVAIFTAVGLAFIWNLGLWGPTMQTLSLVLIATGVAVAIGLPLGVLAALYKGFYRVIMPILDFMQTMPAFVYLIPAIPFFGLGPVSAIFSTVIFAMPPAIRLACLGIKQVPEDLIEAADAFGSTKGQKLFKLQLPLAKTTIMAGVNQTIMLSLSMVVIAAMIGAKGLGGEVWKAIQRLEPGMGFEAGLAVVILAMILDRITQALGGKQKV from the coding sequence ATGAACATGCCCCTACCCCGCATACCCTTGGCCGAAATGATCGACCAGGGCCTGGAATGGCTCACCGATCACTTCGCCTTTATCACCAAGGCCCTCAGCAAGCTGACCGAGGTGGGCCTGGACGCCATGGTGGCCGGCCTGATGTGGCTGCCACCCTGGCTGACCATCATCCTGCTGGGGGCCCTGGCCTGGTGGCTGGCCGGGCGCAAGGTGGCCATCTTCACCGCCGTCGGCCTGGCCTTCATCTGGAACCTGGGCCTTTGGGGCCCCACCATGCAGACCCTGTCGCTGGTGCTCATCGCCACCGGCGTGGCGGTGGCCATCGGCCTGCCCCTGGGGGTGTTGGCCGCCTTGTACAAGGGCTTCTACCGGGTGATCATGCCGATCCTGGACTTCATGCAGACCATGCCCGCCTTCGTCTACCTGATCCCGGCCATCCCCTTCTTCGGCCTGGGTCCGGTGTCGGCCATCTTCTCCACGGTCATCTTCGCCATGCCCCCGGCCATCCGTCTGGCCTGTCTGGGCATCAAGCAGGTGCCCGAGGATCTCATCGAGGCGGCGGACGCCTTCGGCTCCACCAAGGGCCAGAAGCTGTTCAAGCTGCAACTGCCCCTGGCCAAGACCACCATCATGGCCGGGGTGAACCAGACCATCATGCTCAGCCTGTCCATGGTGGTCATCGCCGCCATGATCGGGGCCAAGGGCCTGGGCGGCGAGGTCTGGAAGGCCATCCAGCGCCTGGAGCCGGGCATGGGTTTCGAGGCCGGCCTGGCGGTGGTGATCCTGGCCATGATTTTGGATCGAATCACCCAAGCCTTGGGTGGCAAGCAAAAAGTGTAA
- a CDS encoding MarR family transcriptional regulator, giving the protein MAIDENILRSIRRIIRATDLQSRRLASEHRLTTPQLLCLRLLAQEGPLTPGSMAKEMYLSQATVTGILDRLERRGLVERRRDQSDRRKVSIHLTPGGDDAIKRAPRPLHERFAAGLETLSPAERDDIDRVLAKVVELMEARDVDAAPLIAPGDLGAPVKTPRNED; this is encoded by the coding sequence ATGGCCATAGACGAAAACATCCTGCGCTCCATCCGGCGCATCATCCGTGCGACGGACCTGCAAAGCCGCCGCCTGGCCAGCGAGCATCGCCTGACCACGCCCCAGTTGCTGTGCCTGCGCCTGTTGGCCCAGGAAGGGCCCCTGACCCCCGGGTCCATGGCCAAGGAAATGTATTTGAGCCAGGCCACCGTGACCGGCATTTTGGACCGCCTGGAAAGGCGGGGTCTGGTGGAGCGCCGCCGCGACCAAAGCGACCGCCGTAAGGTGAGTATCCACCTCACTCCTGGAGGCGATGACGCGATCAAGCGGGCGCCACGGCCCCTGCACGAGCGCTTTGCCGCCGGGTTGGAAACCTTGTCTCCCGCCGAGAGGGACGACATCGACCGGGTGCTGGCCAAGGTGGTGGAATTGATGGAGGCCCGCGACGTGGACGCCGCGCCCCTGATCGCACCCGGAGACCTGGGCGCTCCGGTGAAAACGCCGCGCAACGAGGACTAG
- a CDS encoding MBL fold metallo-hydrolase, with the protein MAALSVRFLGSGDAFGHGGRLQACILLEWANRRVLLDCGATALVSLQRHGVEPDSIDGILISHLHGDHFGGLPYFILDAQLHSKRTRPLPLAGPRGLAARLEQALEVNFPGSSRVQRKFTTPITELAAGPARDWCGMSVRAAEGLHASGAPALALRLEAAGKSVAYTGDTQWVDGLMPLMGGADLLIAEAYFYERPIKYHLSAADVLTRREALAPGRLVFTHMGPDMLAHADEFPGETADDGLTLVL; encoded by the coding sequence ATGGCCGCGCTGAGCGTGCGCTTCCTGGGCTCCGGCGACGCCTTCGGCCACGGCGGGCGCCTGCAGGCCTGCATCCTGCTGGAGTGGGCCAACCGCCGGGTGCTTTTGGATTGCGGGGCCACGGCTCTGGTTTCCTTGCAGCGCCACGGGGTGGAGCCGGACTCCATCGACGGCATCCTGATCTCCCATCTGCACGGCGACCACTTCGGCGGGCTGCCCTACTTCATCCTGGACGCCCAGCTTCACTCCAAGCGCACCAGGCCCCTGCCGCTGGCCGGGCCCCGGGGCCTGGCCGCGCGCCTGGAGCAGGCCCTGGAGGTGAACTTCCCCGGCTCCAGCCGGGTCCAGCGCAAGTTCACCACCCCCATCACCGAACTGGCGGCCGGCCCGGCCCGTGATTGGTGCGGAATGTCGGTGCGGGCGGCCGAGGGGCTGCACGCCTCGGGCGCGCCGGCCTTGGCCCTGAGGCTGGAGGCGGCGGGCAAGAGCGTGGCCTACACCGGCGACACCCAGTGGGTGGACGGGCTCATGCCCCTGATGGGCGGAGCGGACCTCCTGATCGCCGAAGCCTATTTTTACGAGCGGCCCATCAAGTATCACCTGAGCGCCGCCGACGTGCTCACCCGCCGCGAGGCGCTGGCCCCGGGGCGCCTGGTGTTCACCCACATGGGTCCGGACATGCTGGCCCACGCAGACGAGTTTCCCGGCGAGACGGCGGACGACGGCCTGACCCTGGTGCTTTAG
- a CDS encoding MBL fold metallo-hydrolase encodes MKRRDFLKGMAVTGAAAGVSGGLGLLPKSAEAADKVDFGHVKGLKVEVLSETSWFDNAVFKKDLMDYGGAMTNQYKIPWHWDNAGGYMTKITVYPLEGDPKIFLMDTGWNNGWVDYIYDEKSDMGKLLTSKQVDTMILSHWHLDHYWGVESTLKRNPKITMYAPKTYYPEDMALLKGGKNVAKTKDGKEVVINQNKVPHQGKLVLTAPEGEKGTGVYQLMPGVALKMYDVPILLRVRGENVMYFNVKDKGIVTVTGCCHPGILTLNAWARRNVKDYQPYGCYGGLHITLFETWDPKFDDIIKGVKAFKLKKVGCNHCTGWIWAEKAAEAGVPIVKGTNKFKTYKRTSSVAKDSNAFLTNGDTVKF; translated from the coding sequence ATGAAGCGTAGAGATTTTCTCAAGGGCATGGCCGTGACCGGAGCCGCCGCCGGGGTGAGCGGAGGCCTGGGTCTGTTGCCCAAGAGCGCCGAGGCCGCCGACAAGGTGGATTTCGGGCACGTCAAGGGCCTCAAGGTGGAGGTGCTCAGCGAAACCAGTTGGTTCGACAACGCCGTTTTCAAAAAGGACCTCATGGACTACGGCGGAGCCATGACCAACCAGTACAAGATACCTTGGCACTGGGACAACGCCGGCGGTTACATGACCAAGATCACGGTCTATCCCCTGGAGGGTGATCCCAAGATATTTTTGATGGACACCGGGTGGAACAACGGCTGGGTGGACTACATCTACGACGAGAAGAGCGACATGGGCAAGCTCTTGACCTCCAAGCAGGTGGACACCATGATCCTCTCCCACTGGCACCTGGACCATTACTGGGGCGTCGAGTCCACCCTCAAGCGCAACCCCAAGATCACCATGTACGCCCCCAAGACCTACTACCCCGAGGACATGGCGCTCCTTAAGGGCGGCAAGAACGTGGCCAAGACCAAGGACGGCAAGGAGGTGGTGATCAACCAGAACAAGGTGCCCCACCAGGGCAAGCTGGTGCTCACCGCCCCGGAGGGAGAGAAGGGCACCGGGGTCTACCAGCTCATGCCCGGTGTGGCCTTGAAGATGTACGACGTACCCATCCTGCTAAGGGTGCGCGGCGAAAACGTGATGTACTTCAACGTCAAGGACAAGGGCATCGTCACGGTGACCGGCTGCTGTCACCCCGGCATCCTCACCCTGAACGCCTGGGCCCGGCGCAACGTGAAGGACTATCAGCCCTACGGCTGCTACGGCGGGCTGCACATCACCCTGTTCGAGACCTGGGACCCCAAGTTCGACGACATCATCAAGGGGGTGAAAGCCTTCAAGCTGAAGAAGGTGGGCTGCAACCACTGCACCGGCTGGATCTGGGCCGAGAAGGCCGCCGAAGCCGGGGTGCCCATCGTCAAGGGCACCAACAAATTCAAGACCTACAAGCGCACCTCTTCCGTGGCCAAGGACAGCAACGCCTTCTTGACCAACGGCGACACGGTAAAGTTCTAA